One segment of Phoenix dactylifera cultivar Barhee BC4 unplaced genomic scaffold, palm_55x_up_171113_PBpolish2nd_filt_p 000643F, whole genome shotgun sequence DNA contains the following:
- the LOC103721424 gene encoding peroxidase 1-like, giving the protein MASRTFSMFLLSLALVLLCLGTAAAQGLQVGFYSKTCPDIELIVRQEMTRVISVAPSLAGPLLRMHFHDCFVRGCDGSVLLNSTQNNVAEKDAPPNQSLRGFGVIDRVKARLEKACPMTVSCADIVALVARDAVFLTKGPFWPVPTGRRDGRVSIAQETRQLPPSNSTISSLISSFASKGLSVKDLVVLSGGHTLGTSHCTAFSNRIYNYTGRGDTDPNLDGNYIPKLKAKCAPNDNTTLVEMDPGSFRTFDTSYYTDVSKRRGLFESDAALLQNSQTRAYVLRQAGGAFGSEFFKDFGDSMINMGNIQVLTGTQGEIRKTCAFVN; this is encoded by the exons ATGGCCTCAAGAACCTTTTCCATGTTCTTGCTCTCTTTGGCTCTTGTGCTTCTCTGCTTGGGCACAGCGGCAGCACAAGGCCTGCAGGTTGGGTTCTACAGCAAGACATGTCCTGATATCGAACTCATCGTTCGCCAGGAGATGACTCGAGTCATTTCGGTTGCTCCAAGTCTTGCTGGTCCTCTACTTAGGATGCATTTCCATGATTGTTTTGTAAGG GGATGTGATGGCTCAGTCCTTCTGAACTCTACTCAGAACAATGTAGCTGAGAAAGATGCACCCCCAAATCAAAGCCTCCGAGGTTTTGGGGTGATCGACCGTGTCAAGGCTAGATTGGAGAAAGCTTGTCCTATGACAGTCTCCTGTGCCGACATCGTTGCATTGGTTGCGAGGGATGCAGTGTTCTTG ACCAAAGGACCATTCTGGCCAGTACCGACAGGCCGAAGAGATGGCCGCGTATCAATTGCCCAGGAGACCAGGCAGCTTCCGCCTTCCAATTCCACCATTTCTTCACTGATATCATCTTTTGCCTCCAAGGGTCTTAGTGTCAAAGACCTAGTAGTTCTATCAG GTGGGCACACACTGGGGACCTCGCACTGCACAGCCTTTTCGAACCGCATATACAACTACACCGGCAGGGGTGACACAGACCCCAACCTTGATGGCAACTACATACCAAAGTTGAAGGCCAAGTGCGCCCCCAATGATAACACGACCCTTGTGGAGATGGATCCAGGGAGCTTCAGAACATTCGACACAAGCTACTACACCGATGTGTCAAAGAGGAGAGGGCTCTTCGAGTCTGATGCAGCTCTTCTTCAAAACAGCCAGACCAGAGCTTATGTTCTGCGTCAAGCTGGTGGTGCCTTTGGATCGGAGTTCTTCAAAGATTTCGGGGACTCCATGATTAACATGGGTAACATCCAAGTCCTTACAGGCACGCAGGGTGAGATCAGGAAGACGTGTGCTTTTGTTAACTAG
- the LOC120106805 gene encoding NDR1/HIN1-like protein 26, producing MSSAFQSPPQTQSRSNPRRSRHLVREGLLTRFAMCVCSVLLSLLFFAGLIVFILWLSLRPHRPRLYLSSFSAPAVAQPSAGLLNSPISFNVTDRNSNRKIGIYYDVVYGSVYYKERMVASGPVLNPFFQPPKNTTQVAGNLTGTAPAAGDALAAQLSGEAAAGRVEFRLDLKSLIRFKVKTWDTHHHTLHVECDLAVGSDGTLLAAYTNEKCSIYF from the coding sequence ATGTCGTCCGCGTTCCAGTCACCGCCCCAGACCCAAAGCCGGTCCAACCCCCGCCGGTCCCGGCACCTTGTCCGGGAGGGCTTGCTGACCCGGTTCGCCATGTGCGTCTGCTCCgttctcctctccctccttttcttcgCCGGCCTCATCGTCTTCATCCTCTGGCTCAGCCTCCGCCCCCACCGCCCCCGCCTCtatctctcctccttctccgcccCCGCCGTCGCCCAGCCGTCGGCCGGCCTCCTCAACTCGCCCATCTCCTTCAACGTCACAGACCGGAACTCCAACCGGAAGATTGGCATCTACTACGACGTCGTCTACGGCTCGGTCTACTACAAGGAAAGGATGGTCGCGTCCGGTCCGGTCCTGAACCCGTTCTTCCAGCCGCCCAAGAACACGACGCAGGTCGCCGGGAACCTCACCGGGACGGCGCCGGCGGCCGGGGACGCGCTGGCGGCCCAGCTGTCGGGTGAGGCGGCGGCTGGCCGGGTCGAGTTCCGGCTCGACTTGAAATCGCTCATCCGGTTCAAGGTGAAGACCTGGGACACGCACCACCATACCTTGCACGTCGAGTGCGACTTGGCGGTGGGTTCCGACGGAACCCTCCTGGCTGCCTACACGAACGAGAAGTGCTCCATCTACTTCTAG
- the LOC103721436 gene encoding protein NDR1-like, protein MSRSGGACIWLLVIVLFGFVILILWLILRPSAPSYAIVDLSIPNLNGTENTTILFGLEVSNPNLGGGVYYSDMNVTVYLFDENAGSMTMPSFYQGHQKTTSLRGRVDAGRRLSEAVVRAVANGTTKLTMGLVTRVRYKTLWWWSKVHGIVEQARVPVGKDGKVGRVKMHRISSRKPKSRTRRKRKSRILGG, encoded by the coding sequence ATGTCTCGCTCCGGCGGAGCCTGCATCTGGCTCCTCGTCATCGTCCTCTTCGGTTTCGTCATCTTAATTCTTTGGCTAATCCTCCGCCCCTCGGCCCCCTCCTACGCCATCGTCGACCTCTCCATCCCAAACTTGAATGGCACCGAGAACACCACCATCTTGTTCGGTCTCGAGGTCTCCAACCCCAACTTAGGTGGCGGAGTCTACTATTCCGATATGAACGTCACAGTGTATTTATTCGATGAGAATGCCGGGTCGATGACGATGCCTTCTTTCTATCAAGGTCATCAGAAGACTACTTCGCTGAGGGGAAGAGTGGATGCCGGCCGGAGGTTGAGCGAAGCAGTTGTGAGGGCCGTCGCCAATGGGACGACGAAGTTGACGATGGGGTTGGTGACGAGGGTGAGGTATAAGACCTTATGGTGGTGGAGTAAAGTTCATGGGATCGTCGAGCAAGCAAGGGTGCCGGTTGGAAAGGATGGAAAGGTTGGTAGGGTGAAGATGCATCGGATTAGCAGCAGGAAACCGAAGTCACGGACTCGCAGGAAACGGAAGTCACGGATATTGGGAGGAtag